From the Burkholderia sp. WP9 genome, the window CGTATGACCTCGGCTGATGCGAAGGCCGGGGCGACGGTCTCGATCGAAGGCCGGGATATCCGCGTCGGCCTGAATCCGGAATTGCTCAAGTCGCACGCGCAGCGCAATCCGCTCGGTCGCGGCGGCACGCCTGAAGAAGCGGCCGGCGGTGTCTACCTGTTCTGCTCGCCCGAGTCGAACTACATCACCGGTCAGACCATCGCGGTCGCGGGCAATCTGCAGTAATTCCACACGGTCCCGGCATTCGACCGGGCCTCGTCTGCGCTGGCATGTGTCGTCACGCATGCCGGCGTTTGCATTTCAACGACCGGGTGTACGCACTTCGTGCCGTCTGCTTACTCGCCCTGTCGACTAGCCGACGTCTTCCGGAGCCAAACCAATCATGACCGATGACACCCGCGTCGCGCCGGCCGGCAGCGCGCTTCCTTCCGTGAGCTATCCCTTCGAGTCGCCGCCAACGTCCGGCAACGTGTTGGAGGTTGCGCCAGGTGTGCAATGGATTCGCATGCCGCTGCCCTACTCGCTCGATCACATCAACGTGTGGACGATCGCGGACGGTGACGGCTGGGCTATCGTCGACACGGGAGCACGCACGGATGCCGCCACGGCCTTATGGCGTCGCCTTTGCACCGAGTCTTCCGCGAGCCGCCCTGTCACGCGCGTGTTCGTCACGCACATGCACCCCGATCACGTGGGAATGGCAGGCTGGCTCACGCGGACTTTCGACTGCCGTCTGTGGATGACGCGCCTCGAATACCTCAATTGCCGCGTCGCCGCGTCGGACACCGGCCGCGAGGCGCCCGACGACGGCGTGGCGTTCTACCGTCGCGCCGGCTGGAGCGCGGCGGCGATCGAACTCTATCGCGCACGCTTCGGCCGCTTCGGGCAGCATATTCATGCGCTGCCGGACAGTTTTCGGCGCGTGCATGACGCGGAGGAAATCGTGATTGGCCGGCACACGTGGCATGTGATCGTCGGCACCGGCCATTCGCCGGAGCACGCGTGTCTGTATTGCCCGGAGTTGAAGGTGTTGATTTCCGGCGATCAGGTGCTGCCGCGAATCTCATCGAATGTCTCGGTGTATCCGCTCGAACCGGACGCCAACCCGATGGCGGACTGGTATGCGTCGATCGCAAAACTGAAGGAGCAGGTCCCGGACGACGTGCTCGTGCTGCCCGCCCATAACGACTGTTTCCGCGGCCTGCATGCGCGGCTGGATCATCTGCGACGCAGCCAGGACCGCAGCCTCGATCGGTTGCGGCAAGCGCTCAGCGAACCGCGGCGCGCCGTCGACGTGTTCGGCGCGCTGTTTGCGCGCAAGATCGGCGAAGAGGATATGTCGCAAATGAGCCTCGCGACAGGCGAAAGCCTCGCGTGCCTGAACTACCTGATCGGGCGTGGTGAAGTTCGGCGCGAACTTCGTAATGACGGGACCAACTGGTATTCGCTGGTGTCGTAAAAATGCAGAAGGGGGCATCGCCGCGCGACGCGGCGATGCCCCCTTCTTGCCTTCCATGCTGCGTTGAGAAGCCTCAGATCGCGTTGACCAGTTGCGGCACGGCATCGAACAGATCGGCTTCCAGGCCGTAATCGGCGATGCTGAAGATCGGCGCCTCCGGATCCTTGTTGATTGCGACAATGACCTTCGAATCCTTCATGCCCGCCAGATGCTGAATCGCCCCCGAGATTCCGCACGCCACATACAGTTGCGGCGCGACGATCTTGCCCGTCTGGCCCACTTGCCAGTCGTTCGGCGCAAATCCCGCGTCCACCGCCGCGCGGCTCGCGCCCAGCGCGGCACCGAGCTTGTCGGCGAGCGGTGTGAGGACTTCGTTGAATCGATCGCTGCTGCCAAGCGCACGCCCGCCGCTCACGACGATCTGTGCGCCGGCGAGCTCCGGCCGGTCGCTTTTCGCGACCACGCGTTCGACGAAGGTGGACAAACCACTGTCCGCAACCGCGTCGACCGTTTCAATGTGCGCCGCGCCGCCTTCGGCCGGCACGGCATCGAATCCCGTCACGCGCACGGTCAGCACCTTCACCGGGTCGCTGCTTTGCACCGTCACCAGCGCATTGCCCGCGTAGATGGGACGCTGGAACGTGTCCGGACTCACCACCCGAACGATATCCGAGACCTGCGCCACGTCGAGCAGCGCCGCGACGCGCGGCGCGACGTTCTTGCCAGCGCTAGTGGACGGAAACAGGATATGGCCGTAACCCGCGGCGAGCGCGAGAACCTGAGCCGCGATATTCTCGGCGAGACCGTCGCCGAGATGCGGCGCGTCTGCGTGCAGCACGCGCTTCACGCCTGTGATCGCAGCGGCGGCTTTTGCCGCACCGGTTGCTTCATGCCCGGCTACGAGCACATGAACCTCGGCGCCGCATTGCAGGGCGGCCGCAACCGTGTTCAGCGTGGCGGTCCTGATCGAAACCTGGTCGTGTTCAGCCACGACCAGCACTTGATTGGATGCAGTCATATCGATTCCCTCAGATGACTTTCGCTTCGTTCTTGAGCTTCGCGACCAGCGCCGCGACATCGGGCACCTTCACGCCCGCACTGCGCGCGGCCGGCTCCGTCGTGCTGAGCGCCTTCAGACGCGGCGCGACATCCACGCCGAGTTGTTCCGGCGTGACGACATCGAGCGGCTTTTTCTTCGCCTTCATGATGTTGGGCAGCGTCGCATAGCGCGGTTCGTTCAGGCGCAAGTCGCTCGTAACCACCGCCGGCAGCTTGAGCCGCAACGTCTCGAGCCCCCCATCGATTTCGCGCGTCACCGTCGCGCAATCGTTCGACACCTCCACCCGGCTTGCAAATGTAGCCTGCGGAAAACCAGCGAGCGCCGCCAGCATCTGCCCGGTCTGGTTGCAGTCGTTATCGATCGCCTGTTTGCCGAGGATCACCAGCTGCGGTTGCTCCTTGTCGACCAGCGCCTTCAGCAGCTTGGCGACGGCGAGCGGCTGCAACTCTGCATCCGTCTCGACCAGAATGCCGCGATCGGCGCCGATCGCCATCGCCGTGCGCAAAGTCTCCTGAGAGGCGCCCGTGCCGCACGACACCGCGATCACTTCGCTGACCACGCCTTTTTCCCGCAGACGCACCGCTTCTTCGACGGCGATTTCATCAAACGGATTGATGCTCATCTTGACGTTCGCCAACTCGACGCCAGAGCCGTCCGACTTGACTCGAACCTTGACGTTGAAGTCCACCACGCGTTTCACCGCGACCAGTACTTTCATCTTTTGTCTCCAAACCCAACTTGTCTTTTCTGATGGCGCTTTACGCTTCAGGCCGGTAGCCCAAGCCGTGATCGCGCATGCGTGCAACAGCGGCTTCGTCGAAGCCCCAATCGCGTAATGCGGCCAGGCCGTGTTCACCGCGCTGCGGGGCCGGCTGCGCGATCTTCGAAGGCGTCGCGGAAAAGCGCGGCGCAGGCGCCGGCTGCACGACACCCGCTACCTCGACGAAGCTGCCGCGAGCACGGTGTTGCGGATGCGCCGGCGCTTCCGAGAAGCTCAACACCGGCGCAACACATGCATCGCTGCCTTCGAACACCGCACACCATTCATCGCGCGTGCGCGTGAGAAAGGCCGCTGTGAAGCGTTCGCGCAGCACGGGCCAGCCGCTGCGATCGTGCTGCGCCGGCAGGCCCGCTTGCGCGAGGCCGAGCTTCGACAGAAGCTCCGCGTAAAAGCGCGCTTCGACCGCGCCAACCGCCATGTAGCCGCCGTCTTTCGTGCGATAACTGTCGTACCAGGGCGTGCCGCCATCCAGCAGATTGCTGGCGCGCTCTTCCCGCCAGTTACCCGAGGCGAGCAGACCCCAGATCACCGAGCCCAACTGCGCCGCGCCTTCGATCATCGCGGCGTCGACGACCTGGCCTTCGCCGCCGCGCTGCACGTTGAACAATGCCGCCACCACACCCAACGCCAGCAGCATGCCACCACCGCCGTAGTCGCCCACGAGGTTCAACGGCGGCACGGGCGGCTCACCGGCGCGGCCAATACCCGACAACACGCCGGACAGTGCGATGTAGTTCAGATCGTGGCCAGCCCGCTCGGCGAGTGGCCCGGTTTGCCCCCACCCCGTCATGCGCCCGTACACGAGCCGGGGATTGCGAGCCAAAGCGGCTTGCGGTCCAAGCCCGAGACGCTCCATCGTGCCGGGGCGAAACCCTTCGATCACGACATCGGCGCGCGACATCAGATCCAGCGCGGCCTCGACCGCCTGCGGCTGCTTCAGATCGAGCGTGACCGAGCGACGGCCGCGCCCTGTGACGTCCGCACGCTTGCCGTTGGTCTTCGGACCCAGATCGGCAGGTGGAAGCGGCCGGTCGATACGCAAGACATCTGCGCCCATATCGGCCAGCAACATGGCGCCGAAGGGCCCCGGACCGATCGCCTCGAATTCCAGCACGCGAATACCGCTCAAAACACCCATCGTCCCTCCACTCTGCGTTTTGCATGACGGTGCGCCGCGCGCACCGTTATTGGTTGGCACCCACCGTTGAAGTCGGCCCTGCCTGAGTAGAAGTAAGCCAGAATGCGCGCAAACCGGCACCACCCCGGTCGGGTAGCAGGGCGGATCAATCTAACGGCCACTGATACAGCGCGGGCTCTTTTTGACAGAACGCTGACCCGCTGTCACTAGCTGACCTGGCGATCCTGACCCACCCAGTACTTTGCGCGAATGGCTTTCTTGTCGACCTTGCCGATCGCCGTCAGAGGCAAAGCAGTTTCGAAGAATAGAGTCTTCGGCGCCGACACAACGCCCTTGCGCGCAGCAACGAACTCGATCAACGCGCTTGCGCTCACCGTCGCCTGTGGTTTCAGCACGACCACGGCGGTCACCGCTTCGCCCCACTTCGGGTCGGGCACGCCAATCACGGCAGACATGGCCACCGCCGGATGGAGCGCGAGACAGTTCTCCACTTCGCTGGAATAGACGTTGAAACCGCCGGAAATAATCATGTCCTTGGCCCGGTCGACCAGATACACATAGCCCTCGGCATCCCTACGTGCCATGTCGCCCGTGTGCAGCCAGCCACCCGCGAAGGCTTTATCGGTTTCGTCAGGCCGGTTCAGGTAACCCGACATGACCAGCGATCCACGCACGCAAAGCTCGCCGACCTCGCCGGCCGGCACTTCCGCGTGATCGGCGTCGAGCAGTTTGACTTCGTTGCCGGGAAGTACACGGCCACAAGAAGCCAGCAAATGCGGCCTCGCAGGATCGTGCTCGTCCGAGCGCAGATAGCTCACCGTCATGGGGGCTTCCACCTGACCATAAATCTGCCCAAAGATCTGACCGAACTTCTGCAGTCCCTCCTGCAGACGCGCGGGCGTGATAGGAGACGCCCCGTACCAGAGGCGTTGCAGACTCGCCAGGTTGTAGTCGCCGAGGACCGGCGACTCGAGGAGCCCGTAGATCTGGCTGGGCACAAGAAACGTGCAATTAATGCCGTGGGTCTGAATAGTCTCGAGGAATCGCTCCGGGTGGTACTTGTCCATAAAGAAGACCGTGCCGCCGCGTAGAAAGGTGGGCAGGATGAACGCGCCCGCTGCGTGGGAGATCGGCGTTGCCGCGAGGAAACGAGGCTGCGCCGGCCATTCCCAGCACGCCAGTTGCTGCAGTGTCATCGTTACGATTGCGCGATGCCGTTGGAGCACGCCCTTGGATTGCCCAGTTGTGCCTCCGGTATAGGAGATCTTCGCAATGTCGTCGGGCTGGGCGTCATATTCCGCTTCGGAAGGATCCATGCTGGCCGAGGCCACCCGGATATCTGTGCCAAACGCAGACGGACCCAGCGTGAGCACGTGCCCGACGATACCCAGGCGTGCCAATGCGGCCCCGCGCTCGGCATAGCGGGCGGTGTCCACCACCAGCACTTTCATTCCGCTATCGCGCAGCACATACGCTTGATCATCCTCAGAGCCAAGCGGATGCAACGGGATAAGACGCAGTCCGAACAGTTGCGCGGCGATCAGCACGACCACCGCATCAGGACTGTTGCCTGACAATAGCCCGATGCCATCCTGGGGGCGAACTCCGACGGACTCGAAATACGCCACCATACGCTTACAACGGCAAGCAAGCTCTTCATAACTTAGCCGCACGCCATCACCCACGAGGGCTTCGCGCGACGCAAAGGCCTTAAAGGCCGAACGGTACAGCGCGCCTACCGTGGCGCCTTCATGGGGGGCAATCTTGCTGGGCATTTCAACGTCCTTTTTGCTGTAGTGCTCGGGCACACGGGAGCTGACCGGTGCCCGGGATCGTTGCGCTGCCTCGCGGGAGGCAGCTTATACAATCGATCCACGCCTGAGCGCGTGACGGTTCACGCGAGGTTCACGCGAGGTTCACGCGAGGTTCGACGGGTATTCGACCGGTGCGGAGCCGTCGGTTGCGGAACGTTTCAGCCACAGCGCCACCGCCTGGATCAACAGTGGAATCGCCAGCAGCGAAAACACCGTGCTCACGTCGAGGTTGAATTTCAGCATCAACCCGCCTGCAACCGGACCCAACATACCGCCGAACCGGCCCATGCCGGTCATCCACGACACGCCGGTCGCGCGGCCACTGGTTGGATAGAACGACGCTGCCAAAGCCGCCATCGACATCACCGCGCCATTCACGCACACGCCGGCAGCAAACGTACTGACCGCGAGAAGCATGAGACTGCCCTTTTGCTCGCCGAGTAGCCAGATGGCCAGCGCCCCGCCGGCAACGGCAATCGCCACGACGCTGTTCTTCTCGAAGCGCCCCATCAACCACCCCAGACAAAGGGTGCCTGCCATTCCGCCTAGCGAGAACAGCCCGGTAATGAAGGAAGCCTGACTAGTGGTAACGCCGCTGCCCCGAAGCAACAGCGGCATCCAGCCGTTCAACAGGTAATACACAAACGCAGCACAGAAGTAGGCGCACCACAGCATCAGCGTACCGAACCGGAAACCGCGCGACAAAATCACTGACACGCCCTGCTTTCCCCGGGTTTCCGCGTCCTCTGAAATCACGAAGTGAGCCCCGTCGAAGGATGTATCGGGGGCGATGCGTCGCAGCACAGTTGCCACGCGCTCAGACGGCAAGCCTCGCGATACCATGAATCGCAGCGGCTCGGACAGCACGAATATCGACACTACGGCGAGGACAAGCGGTACCACGCCGCCGACGACAAAAATGCTCGCCCAGCCAAACGCGGGGACCAGGACCGCCGCAATCAGTCCACACGCCGCCGCGCCCAGCATGACGCCACAATTCACAAAATTGACGAGAAGCGGACCGCGGCGAGTCGGGGTGTATTCGTACACAACCGTTAAAGCCACCGGCATCGCCGCCCCCAACCCCAGGCCGGTGATAAAGCGCAGTGCCGCGAGTGCGGCAACGCTGCCGGCCAACGCGGTCAGAATGCTCCCGATTGCGGACGTCATCATCATGATGATCAACACCCGTTTAGGGCTGCTCCAGTCTGACAGCGCCCCCCCGAGCAGCGCGCCAGCCGTCATTCCCAGCACGCCAGCACTCATTGCAGTGCCCAATTGGGCTTTCGTGATATGCCACTCGCCAATGAGTGATGGCGCCGCATAGCCGATGGCGGCAATGTCATACGCGTCGACTGTGAGAATCAGAAAACACAACGCGATGACGAGCCATTGATAGTGCGAGAAGCTTCGGTTGTCGATGAACTGCTTTACGTCTATTGTCTGCGATGGCAAATGCATGCCCGTCTCCTATTCTTACCGGTCCGCAACATTCACGGAGTTTTAGAAATATCGTCATTCATGGCACGCGGAATGAGTGAACCGCCGACCTCATTCGACTGCTACTGGGAACATCAAGCAGGCAATTCGATTCCGCCTGGAAGGTTTGTCGCATCCCTAGATCCACACCCGTCGCTCCGCTTGCCATGTCCATCAGCGTCATTGCCAGAGCGACTTCCTCACAGATTTTTCTCCTTTTGTATTAGTTATACTTATTTAAAAAATAACAACTCAATCCATTTGGTATGGGTAGTACTGGTGTCCTCAACCACATCGAACGCCATGGCGCGCGATGGCGAGGCTGGTTAATTAATGTTGCGTTGCCTGCCCGCCCAGTACGGCGCACGGATGTCCCGCTTCAGAACCTTGCCGGCAGCCGACAACGGCAGTTGCTCCCGGAACTCGACGGTCTTCGGGCACTTATAGGCGGCGATGAACAGGCGGCAATGTCCGCGAATATCGTCTTCGCCGAGCGTCTCGCCAGGCTTGCAGACCACCACGGCATGCACGGCCTCGCCCCACGTGTCGTGCGGAATTCCGATGACCGCGCAGGCGGCGACCGCGGGATGCCGCGCGATCACGCTCTCCACTTCGGCGGAGTAAACGTTCTCGCCACCGCTGACGATCATGTCCTTGATGCGGTCCACAATGTAGAGATAACCCTGCGCGTCCATGTACGCGCCGTCGCCGGTATGCAGCCAGCCGTCGCGAACGGCCTGCGCGGTCTCCTCGGGCTTCTTCCAGTAGCCGGCCATGACGTTCGGCCCGCGCACGACGATCTCGCCGACCGTGCCACGCGGCACTTCCTCGCCGTCGCTATCGACCACCTTCACCATCAGTCCCGGCAAGCCGCGACCGATCGAGCGGTACAGGCCGCTTTTGCGGCCCGCTTCATCGTGGTTGGAAGGTGAGTTCGCCGAAATGCTCGGACACGCCTCGGTCATCCCGTAAGAATGCGCGAGCTGCAGACCAGGCAGGGCTTCGATCAGCCGGTCCAATAGCGTTTCCGGGATCGGCGACGCGCCGTAGGTGAGGCGCTTCAGGCTGGTCAGATCGGTGCGGGCAAAGTCGGGATGATTGAGCACCGTCTGGATCATGGTCGGCACGAGCAGCGTGTCGCTTACGCGCTCCTCGCCGATCGCCTTGAGCACCTCGCCCGCGTCGAAGGCCGGAATGACGACATGCGCCTCGCCGGCGATGAACTGCACGAGCGCGCGTCCGAGCCCGGCGACATGGAAGAACGGCGCCGCATGCAAAACCGCGCTATCGGGCAAGGGCGCGGACTCGGCAATCCGCATGATGCACGACGACCAGACGTTCAGATGCGTCTGCATCACGCCCTTCGGAAAACCGGTCGTGCCGCCGGTGTACATGATGCACGCGAGATCGGCGCCACCACGGCCGGCGTCCGGCATCGGCGCAGCGGCCGCGATCAACGCGTCGAACGAGAGCATGCCGGGCGGCGCCGCGCCGTCGCCGGCATGAATCAGGATCGGCGCGGTCCGGGCGAGCGCGCACACTTCCGGCGCGATATTGGCGAAGTGGTCGTCGACGATCAGGATGCGCGTGTCGCAATCGTTCAGCGAATAGGCGATCTCCGCCACGCTCCAACGAATGTTGACCGGGTTCAGCACGCCACCGCCCCACCACACGCCCATTACGTATTCGAGGTAGCGGTCGGAATTGAGCGCGAGCATGGCGACGCGATCATCCGCTGCCATGCCGATTCCACGCAACGCGGCCGCCAGACGCGCGGCCCGATCCGCGAACTCGCGAAACGTCCGCCGACGTCCCTTGAACGAAATCGCCACCCGGTCCGGGTTCTGCTGAAGCGAGCGATGCAGGCCCTGGGTCAGATACATGCTGGTCTCCTTGGCTGTGTATGAGCGTTTAAGGCCGCCGTGCTGCGAACCTCACCGGATCTCGTGCACGCACGCGAGGCAAGAGGTGTTCAGGCCACGGACGTGGACGCGGGACACGAGCGCGCGTCCGCGCCGACAACGCGCTGCGCGAACGCGTGCGCTGCCTGCGCCGCGTCGCCGATCAATTGCTCGACGATCTGCGCGGCCGGAACAATCGCGTCCGCGAAGCCGCCTGCCGGTCCGAGCGACACGATGCCGGCCTCCACGTCGCCGTCCTGATAGACGCGTTGCCGCGTCCGCGACGACAGGATCAGATCGCCGAAGTCACTGTGCCGGCGAGCACCCGCGGCTTCGAGCCGCTGGACCTCGCGCGCCGCCTCGTTATCCAGCACGCGCCAGGTATCGCCGAGCGATGCGAGGATCGCGGTCGAGCAATGCGCGTCGGCGGCGACAATGCGCTGCTTCAACGCATCGTGTGCGGCGATTTCCGAGGCGACCATGAAGCGGCTGCCCATCACCACGCCGTCGGCGCCTAGCGCAAGCGCGGCGGCAATCTGACGACCGTTGCCGATACCGCCGCCGATCACGAGCGGAACATGAATCTTCTCTAGCGCATAAGCCCCGTTCACGAATGCGGAAAGCTGATTGGCGCCGGGATGGCCGCCTTCTTCAAGGCCGACCAACGCGAGTGCATCCACACCGAGGCGCTGCGCGCTCACCGCATGGCGCACGCTCGGGCATTTGTGAATCAACACACCGCCGCCCTGTCGAATCGGCTCTACCAGTTGCTCGGGCGACGCGCCCGCGCTTTCAAAGTGACGCACGCCCTCTTCGAGCGCGATCCTGATCCAGTCGGCGACGTCGCGATTCAGTTCCGCGCGGCGCGACAACGTCAGATTCACGCCGAAGGGCCGGCCCTCGGTCAGCGTTCTGCAACGGCGTAGATCGCCGCGCAGTGCATCCGCACTGCTGAACGAGCGCGCGGTGATAAAGCCCATCGCACCCGCGTTCACCACCGCCGCGACAATGCCCGACTGGCCGAGGTGATGCATGCCGCCGAGCAGGATCGGATGGCGAATGCCGAAGCAATCGGTAATGCGTGTGCGAAAGCGCTGCGTGGTTGCCGGCTCGCGAGCGCCTTCGCATGCCAGACGATCGGCGGCCGCTCTATCCATTGAACGACGGCGACCGTTTCTCGATGAACGCCGCAACCGCCTCGCGATGGTCTGCCGTTTGATGCGAGAGCGCCTGATAAGCCGCCGACATTTCCAGTAGCGTATCCAGCCGGCAATGCATGCCTTCGCGCAGTAAGCGCTTGGCCAGCCGCACTGCGTGAGGCGGGTTGGCGGCGATCGAACGCGCGAGGCCTTGCGCGACGGTGAGGAGTTCGCCGTGTGGCACGACGCGGGAAACCAGATTCCATTCGAGCGCCTGTTGCGCGTCGATCATCTGGCCCGTGAAGGTCAACTCCGCGGCGCGCGACAAACCGATGATGCGCGGTAGCAGCCACGCGCCGCCGTCGCCGGGAATGATGCCGAGCTTGACGAAGCTCTCGGCGAATTTTGCAAGCTCGGACGCAATGCGGATATCGCACATGCAGGCAAGGTCGAGTCCCGCGCCGATCGCCGCGCCATTCACGGCGGCAATGACCGGCACCTCCAGATTGAACAACGCCAGCGGAAGTTGCTGAATACCGCGCCGGTAGTCCTGGCGAATTTCCATGCCGGGCAGCGTGCCCGACGCATGCCGTTCCATGTCGTGGATATTGCCGCCCGACGAGAACGCCGTGCCGGCGCCCGTCAGGATAACGGCCCGCACGGAACGGTCGGCTTCGATGCGCGCGATCGCCGTCAGAAACTCCTCCACCGCTGTGTTGCCGGTGAGCGGATTGCGCCGTTCCGGTTCGTTCATCGTCAGCGTGACGATGTGTCCGTCCTGTTCGTACTTCAGAAATTGGCTCATAGGATGTCTAATCGTCTCCGCTGCTGTACAGGTTTTCCGCTGACGCCGGAGCGGCGTGAGCAGATGCGCTCTCTGCCATTCGCCTCTTCATGCGGCGGCGCATGGCGCGGTTCGCGCGAAGTCCGCGAACGTGCCGTGCTCCTGCGCGAGCACCGCGTTCCCCACCATGCGATTCCAGAATGCCTCCGAGCCGTCCGCCATGCGCCATTCATGCAGCCTGCGCGTATAGAGCTGGAGATCGTATTCGGCGGTGACGCCGATTGCGCCATGCAACGCATGCGCCGTCGACGCCACCAGCGGCACCGCCATGCTCGTGCGCGCTTTGGCGATCGCTGTCGCGAGCCGCTCGGGCACGGCGCCCGCGCCCGAGAACGCCAGTTCGGATGCCATCCCGGCCGACGCCACGTGCTGGGCCATCACGCTCAACTGATGCTGCACCGCCTGAAATTTGCCAATCGACTTGCCGAATTGCGAGCGATCGTTGCAGTACTGCAGCGTCATGGCGAACACGCGATCCATCGCGCCGGCGATAGCTGCCGCATGGATCGCAGCACTAAACCGCAGCACCTCTTCGCCGTTCGCGCCGAGCGGCGCGGGCACGGCATTGATGCCCCAACTCAGCGTGCCGCTAAAGCTGCCGTGCACGCCGCAGGGTTTGCGTTCGGCTCGCGCGGCGTCGAGCAGCAGCAAATCACCGTCGACATTGGCCAGTACGTGATCACAGGTCATGCCGAACGGCACCTGAGGCGCCTCCAACGCGCCGTTCTCGCCACTGCGGCAAGCGCCGGCGAGCGTCGTCATGCCGCCAGGCGCTGCGACTCCGGTGCCGCGCAGAAGCGCGCGCGCCGCGATGCTCTGTGCGAGCGGCACGGGGACCGCATAGCGCCCAAGGGCCGTGAAAACCGGCGCGCTTGCCGGCAACGACAGTCCGGCGCCGCCGTCGCTTTCCGGCGTCAGCAACTCCAGAAAGCCGGCCTCCTCCACTGCGTTCCAGATAGACGCGGGCGTGCCGCCGTTCTCGATCGCGCGGATCGCTTCGGGGGTGGCGCGGTCGCGCAGAATAGCTTCAATGGCTTCGGTGAACATGCAGGTCTCTTCCTCGTCCAGATGGGTTAGCGCAAACCAAGACCGCGCGCGATCATGCCGCGCAGCACTTCGCGCGTGCCGCCGCGCAGCGAGAAGGTCGGCGAGATCTGGCTGAGGTAGGCCACCGTGCGATACAACTCGGGATCGATGGTCTGGGCAGCGTCGGCGCTGATCGCCGCTTCCAGTTGCGCGGGAATGGCCTGTTCGAACTCGGTGCCGATGTCCTTGACGAGCGCCGCCTCGACCACCGGGCTTTCGCCATGCGCGAGTCTCGCGGTCACCGCGATCGACAGGCAGCGCAGCGTGGCCAGTTGCGTTGCGAAGCCGCCGAGCAAGGCGAGGTCGGCGTCGTTCGCGCCGTGGCGGCGCAGTTGCGCGCGCCAGCAGTCGAGCAGCACCACGCTCGAATAAAGCCGCTCAGGGCCGCTGCGTTCGAAAGCCAGTTCGGCTGTGACCTGCTGCCAGCCGGCGCCTTCGTCGCCGATCAACGCATCGTCGGCTAGGAATACGTTGTCGAACGTCACTTCGGAGAAGTGGGCGTCGCCAGTGAGATCCACGATCGGCCGCACGTCGACGCCGGGCAGCGACAGATCGACGATGAACTGCGACAGCCCCTTCTGCCGATCCTCCGGCACGCCCGACGATCGCACCAGCGCGATCATGTACTGGCAATGCTGCGCGTTGGTCGTCCAGATCTTGC encodes:
- a CDS encoding MBL fold metallo-hydrolase, with product MTDDTRVAPAGSALPSVSYPFESPPTSGNVLEVAPGVQWIRMPLPYSLDHINVWTIADGDGWAIVDTGARTDAATALWRRLCTESSASRPVTRVFVTHMHPDHVGMAGWLTRTFDCRLWMTRLEYLNCRVAASDTGREAPDDGVAFYRRAGWSAAAIELYRARFGRFGQHIHALPDSFRRVHDAEEIVIGRHTWHVIVGTGHSPEHACLYCPELKVLISGDQVLPRISSNVSVYPLEPDANPMADWYASIAKLKEQVPDDVLVLPAHNDCFRGLHARLDHLRRSQDRSLDRLRQALSEPRRAVDVFGALFARKIGEEDMSQMSLATGESLACLNYLIGRGEVRRELRNDGTNWYSLVS
- a CDS encoding FAD-binding protein: MTASNQVLVVAEHDQVSIRTATLNTVAAALQCGAEVHVLVAGHEATGAAKAAAAITGVKRVLHADAPHLGDGLAENIAAQVLALAAGYGHILFPSTSAGKNVAPRVAALLDVAQVSDIVRVVSPDTFQRPIYAGNALVTVQSSDPVKVLTVRVTGFDAVPAEGGAAHIETVDAVADSGLSTFVERVVAKSDRPELAGAQIVVSGGRALGSSDRFNEVLTPLADKLGAALGASRAAVDAGFAPNDWQVGQTGKIVAPQLYVACGISGAIQHLAGMKDSKVIVAINKDPEAPIFSIADYGLEADLFDAVPQLVNAI
- a CDS encoding electron transfer flavoprotein subunit beta/FixA family protein; the encoded protein is MKVLVAVKRVVDFNVKVRVKSDGSGVELANVKMSINPFDEIAVEEAVRLREKGVVSEVIAVSCGTGASQETLRTAMAIGADRGILVETDAELQPLAVAKLLKALVDKEQPQLVILGKQAIDNDCNQTGQMLAALAGFPQATFASRVEVSNDCATVTREIDGGLETLRLKLPAVVTSDLRLNEPRYATLPNIMKAKKKPLDVVTPEQLGVDVAPRLKALSTTEPAARSAGVKVPDVAALVAKLKNEAKVI
- a CDS encoding CaiB/BaiF CoA-transferase family protein; protein product: MGVLSGIRVLEFEAIGPGPFGAMLLADMGADVLRIDRPLPPADLGPKTNGKRADVTGRGRRSVTLDLKQPQAVEAALDLMSRADVVIEGFRPGTMERLGLGPQAALARNPRLVYGRMTGWGQTGPLAERAGHDLNYIALSGVLSGIGRAGEPPVPPLNLVGDYGGGGMLLALGVVAALFNVQRGGEGQVVDAAMIEGAAQLGSVIWGLLASGNWREERASNLLDGGTPWYDSYRTKDGGYMAVGAVEARFYAELLSKLGLAQAGLPAQHDRSGWPVLRERFTAAFLTRTRDEWCAVFEGSDACVAPVLSFSEAPAHPQHRARGSFVEVAGVVQPAPAPRFSATPSKIAQPAPQRGEHGLAALRDWGFDEAAVARMRDHGLGYRPEA
- a CDS encoding AMP-binding protein, whose translation is MPSKIAPHEGATVGALYRSAFKAFASREALVGDGVRLSYEELACRCKRMVAYFESVGVRPQDGIGLLSGNSPDAVVVLIAAQLFGLRLIPLHPLGSEDDQAYVLRDSGMKVLVVDTARYAERGAALARLGIVGHVLTLGPSAFGTDIRVASASMDPSEAEYDAQPDDIAKISYTGGTTGQSKGVLQRHRAIVTMTLQQLACWEWPAQPRFLAATPISHAAGAFILPTFLRGGTVFFMDKYHPERFLETIQTHGINCTFLVPSQIYGLLESPVLGDYNLASLQRLWYGASPITPARLQEGLQKFGQIFGQIYGQVEAPMTVSYLRSDEHDPARPHLLASCGRVLPGNEVKLLDADHAEVPAGEVGELCVRGSLVMSGYLNRPDETDKAFAGGWLHTGDMARRDAEGYVYLVDRAKDMIISGGFNVYSSEVENCLALHPAVAMSAVIGVPDPKWGEAVTAVVVLKPQATVSASALIEFVAARKGVVSAPKTLFFETALPLTAIGKVDKKAIRAKYWVGQDRQVS
- a CDS encoding MFS transporter, with the protein product MHLPSQTIDVKQFIDNRSFSHYQWLVIALCFLILTVDAYDIAAIGYAAPSLIGEWHITKAQLGTAMSAGVLGMTAGALLGGALSDWSSPKRVLIIMMMTSAIGSILTALAGSVAALAALRFITGLGLGAAMPVALTVVYEYTPTRRGPLLVNFVNCGVMLGAAACGLIAAVLVPAFGWASIFVVGGVVPLVLAVVSIFVLSEPLRFMVSRGLPSERVATVLRRIAPDTSFDGAHFVISEDAETRGKQGVSVILSRGFRFGTLMLWCAYFCAAFVYYLLNGWMPLLLRGSGVTTSQASFITGLFSLGGMAGTLCLGWLMGRFEKNSVVAIAVAGGALAIWLLGEQKGSLMLLAVSTFAAGVCVNGAVMSMAALAASFYPTSGRATGVSWMTGMGRFGGMLGPVAGGLMLKFNLDVSTVFSLLAIPLLIQAVALWLKRSATDGSAPVEYPSNLA